In Sinorhizobium mexicanum, the DNA window GTCACCGGGCAAGAGGATTAAAGCCATGGCGAATCCCAGACGCAACGTGCTGCTCATCGATTCGACCGGGAGGGGGCATGCGCTGGCCGACCTTTTCCAGCGCACAGACCCATCCGTCGAGGTTTTCTACGGGCCAGGAAACTCGGCGGTCGCGCACGAGCGCATCCACACGGTGCCTGAGGTTTTACTAGGCGATCCGGCATCGGCGGTGCGATTTTGTCAAGCCCGTGCCATAGATTTTGTCTTTGTCTCTCACATCGACGCGCTCTCTACCGGCTACGTCGACTTCCTAAAGACCAGCGGGATTCCGACAATTGGCCCTGACCGTGCTGCAGCTCGACTGGAGACGAGCAAGGCGTTTACGAAGTCGCTCCTGAAACGGTATGGCGTGAATACGGCCCGTTTCGAGGTCTTCGACCGGCCGGAACCTGCTAAACGATACATCCGCAGGCTCGACTATGATGTTGTCGTCAAGGCGGACGGATTGTGCGAAGGCAATGGCGCCTATGTTTGCGACGACCAGGCGTCGGCGCTTCAAGCCGTCGACACCATCATGCTGACGCGGGCGCACAAGGATGCTGGAAACCGCATCATCGTTGAGGAGCGTCTCTTCGGACTGGAGATATCAATTTTCGCTCTATTCGACGGAAAGGACTTCCTGATCTGCCCGGCGGCCCTCGACTACAAGCGCTCCAATGACGGCAACAAAGGCGTGAATTGCGACGGTATGGGGTCGCTCTCCCCGCATCCGCTCGCGGACAAGGCGCTTTACCGTGAGATAGGGACCGAGATCCTGGAGCCGCTACGAGCTGCAATCTTGGGAGAAGGCCTGAACTATAACGGGTTCATCTATGTCGGCGCCATGCTATGCCATGACGGCATCAAAGTCATCGAGATCAATGCCCGCTTTGGCGACTCGGAAGCTCAGGTCGTCCTGCCCAAGGTACAAACCAATTTCGTTCGGCTTTGCGAAGGCGTCCTTCAGGGAACCCTTGGCTCTTTGAGTATCGAGACAGATAATAAATGTTACTGCAATGTAGTAGCTGGACAAGGGGCGACGATACGATTGGACAAGGACGGGAGCGAGATCCGCTACCGCGGCTGGCCACATGGAGATTTCGAGGTCGGCTTCCCCATTTCCGGACTCGATTCGCTGGATCGCCGTAATTGCCATCTGTTCTTCGCTAATGTCCATCGCGATGCCGAGGACTGTCTTGTGACGTCCGGCGGCCGCGTGCTGCATGTCACGGGCGTCGGTGACAATTGTGCGCAAGCCGTCCATCATGCCTATACTAACATTGAGAAGATACGCTTTGCGGGCATGTCTTACCGCTCCGACATCGGCGTGATCTACGAGCCGGTAATGCGATGCGGCAGGGAAAGTGAGATTCTGCCGCGGCACTGGATGTGGCAAATGCCCTGCGAGTCCGACGCCACCCGCCCGGGGGCTGCCAGCTCTACACCTGTGCATGCGAACGCCTACCCCACGCTGGTGCAGCAATAAGACCAATGGAGGATCGATCATATGATCATCAGGACGATAGACGAGGCGAAGCAATCAGACCGGCGCGTCACCGCGGAGAACTGGGAGAGCATTCGCCTTCTCCTTAGCGAGGACAAAGTCGGATTCTCGTTCCATATCACGACCATGTACCCGAACACAGAGACCCGCATCTGGTACAAGAACCACTTCGAGGCCGTGTTCTGCATCGAAGGCGATGGTGAGATCGAAACCTTGGCGGACGGCAAGATTTACCCCATCCGACCAGGGACGATCTATATTCTGGACGAACACGACAGGCATCTCCTTCGCGCCAACACGCAAATGCGCAACGTCTGCGTCTTTGTCCCGGCCCTCCATGGTAACGAGACCCATGACGCCGATGGATCATATCCCCTGGAGCCCGCACCCGCGCGGCGTTGAATGGGCCGTCGCTTCAGCCAAAATTCCCAGCGCTCTTCCCGGGGACCATATTTATGTCGGACGCCATCGTGGAAATTCGCCTAGCAGGAAGTGCCGACCGTCAGGGATGGCGATCACTTTGGAGCCAGTACTGCACCGACCAGGGTGTCGACAGCTCCGAACAGTCAGCAGAGACGATCTGGCGGCGGATCGAGAACCTAGACAACTCAACCAAGGCGCTCATCGCTGTCGAAGCAGGCGGCGTTACCTTAGCTTTCATCAACTATATCATCCACTCCCACACCTGGAGCGACCGGATGCTCTGCTTCGTCGTCGATCTTTATGTCGATCATTCCTGGCGGCGCCAAGGAATCGCGGAAGCGATGATCGCGCATCTTGCTGCCGAGGGTCGTCGCCAGGGCTGGGCGAGGCTCTATTGGAATACGGACAAGTCCAATGTGCGCGCGCGGGCGCTTTACGACAAGATTGCTCGATTAAGCCCATATCTCTCCTATTTTCTTGAGCTGTAGAGACGGCGCTGGAGCGGCACCGACAAGTTAACCCGAAGGTGACTGGATCGGGATATACGAGAATATGACACCGCTCCGCCATTCCCGCTGTACTCCCCACCGCTTCCCGGCTGAAGTGATCAGCTCAGCCGCTTGCGAGCAATGTGCGCCCTCGTTTGCTCAACCGGCAGAACCGTTTTTTGAAGCTCTCACAGAGCTTCACTTTCTTCAACTTGAGCTGCAACAGGATAGGTTGCGGAAATGGAGCATTCAATGAGGCGGCCCAATCCGAACAACGTCAAACGAGTCACCTGTGTTGGCACAGGCACCATTGGCGGTGGATTTGTTGCCCAGTTTTTGGCAAGCGGATATAATGTGACAGCCTATAATCCAAGGAAAAATGCACGGGATTGCCTTGAGCGGTTGCTTGATCAGGCGTGGCCGCTACTT includes these proteins:
- the purD gene encoding phosphoribosylamine--glycine ligase, with product MANPRRNVLLIDSTGRGHALADLFQRTDPSVEVFYGPGNSAVAHERIHTVPEVLLGDPASAVRFCQARAIDFVFVSHIDALSTGYVDFLKTSGIPTIGPDRAAARLETSKAFTKSLLKRYGVNTARFEVFDRPEPAKRYIRRLDYDVVVKADGLCEGNGAYVCDDQASALQAVDTIMLTRAHKDAGNRIIVEERLFGLEISIFALFDGKDFLICPAALDYKRSNDGNKGVNCDGMGSLSPHPLADKALYREIGTEILEPLRAAILGEGLNYNGFIYVGAMLCHDGIKVIEINARFGDSEAQVVLPKVQTNFVRLCEGVLQGTLGSLSIETDNKCYCNVVAGQGATIRLDKDGSEIRYRGWPHGDFEVGFPISGLDSLDRRNCHLFFANVHRDAEDCLVTSGGRVLHVTGVGDNCAQAVHHAYTNIEKIRFAGMSYRSDIGVIYEPVMRCGRESEILPRHWMWQMPCESDATRPGAASSTPVHANAYPTLVQQ
- a CDS encoding ectoine synthase; translation: MIIRTIDEAKQSDRRVTAENWESIRLLLSEDKVGFSFHITTMYPNTETRIWYKNHFEAVFCIEGDGEIETLADGKIYPIRPGTIYILDEHDRHLLRANTQMRNVCVFVPALHGNETHDADGSYPLEPAPARR
- a CDS encoding GNAT family N-acetyltransferase, with translation MSDAIVEIRLAGSADRQGWRSLWSQYCTDQGVDSSEQSAETIWRRIENLDNSTKALIAVEAGGVTLAFINYIIHSHTWSDRMLCFVVDLYVDHSWRRQGIAEAMIAHLAAEGRRQGWARLYWNTDKSNVRARALYDKIARLSPYLSYFLEL